The Ananas comosus cultivar F153 linkage group 4, ASM154086v1, whole genome shotgun sequence region atacaCCGCTTAGTTTAGGGATTTTGTTTCCACCGAATACATATATTGGGTTTTAACTGCTAATTTTGCGGGAGGGATCGTTCACCGGGAGGAGACGGGGTTGAGGGTTTTGGCGAGGCCGTTAATGGCGCCGTAGCTCCGGGAGGTGAACCCTAGGCATCCGAGGAGACCCTGTCGGTAGGGCAGGAACGTGCGCCGCCGCAGTTCCTCCGCCTGCGCCCGGTTCGCCGCGTAGTGCCGCACGTgcggcgacggcgccgcccCCGCCCGCTTCGCCGACGCCCTCTTCGACTGGGCGGCGCCGTTGTTGGGCTTCGGCGGCGGCGTTGGGGGTTTGGATCGCGAGGATGGGGAGAAGGAGATGGAGTGCCAGAACTTGTTCTCCTTGGCGGCCCCCCGATCTCTCCCCTCGCTCTTGCTTCGGTAGAGGAGATCTTTGAGGAAGATCCACCGCTTGGAGTAGCGcccggaggaagaggacgaggaggaggaggatcgcGACGACGAGGCCGAGACGGGTGGCGCCGCCGCTTCGGCCTCCTCGGACTTCGGATCGGGATTGGTATCGCGATCCTTCGGCGGACCCCCTTCGTCCTCCGCTTCTTCTTTCCACCGGAAGCGGGGGCTCCGCAGTGGAGACATGGATCTGGTCCTCCGGTGGAGCGATCCGCTCCTCATCCACAGACCCCGccctcgcgccgccgcctcggcgTCCTCCGCCGCGAGATCGTCCGCCTCGTCCGGCTCCAGATCCAGGAGCGGGACGAGCGACTGCGGCCGCTGGAGGTGGGAGGAGAGCTTCAGCGGCCGGATCTGCCCGTTGAGGAAGAGCTCGTCTGCGGAGCTCATGGATCCGGCCACCGCGGCGCCGGCGGAGGGGCGCCTCGCCGAGAACTCGAACTCGATGTCGCCGCCTCCTGAGGGGGAGTAggacgaggcggcggcggcggcggagcaggGCGGGGAGCAGAGTATGAAGTGCATTGGGCTCGCCGGAGCACTGAAGAAGTATCCGAAGCCGCCGTCTCCGGCGGCTTCGGCGCTGCTGCCGCGGCCGGGGCTGGAAGGGACGCTAGCGAAGGGAGTGGTGGCGGAGCTGTGGACGTCGTCGGCGAAGCCCTGAGGGGCGTCGCCATCGCTAGGGTTTTCGAGCTCCGGGTGCGCTTCGCCATTACTAGGGTTTCCGAtctccattttctctctctcctggTACGAACAGCAAACGAACGAGGGAAGGCGTGGAAGACGAAGGCGGCTGCGGGGACGCCCCTTAAATAGAAACGAGAACGCGGTGAGGTAACTGCCTCTTATACTCTTGCCCatcaactttttaatatttacatgAAGTGCCACTGATTTCTGCGGGCAGTTGTTTTGATTTTGCCCAAATTGTCCGTTTAACATAACGACCGTTAACTGGTTTTTTTGgtcaagaattttttttttaaaaggagaTACTCTGCCCAATTTGGCCGTTTAAGATAACGACCGTTAGAATACCGCAGAGCGAATCACCTTACTAGAAAATTTATAACGTGCCAACTACTCCTAAGCTAACAACTTACATAGCGTTGAATATTTACAGCAGTACATTACTAGCGTCTAGAAGTTACCACTTGCCAATAGATATGTCTTTTCTCACTAATTATATTAAGGATAATAAacttaacaaaatttaaaatcgtgtagcttatttatttattctttactaTTGCATACTTTAAGAATATTATTTTGCTATTCAtggtaattattatttttattatttttcctaaaaAGGAACTATCTTAataaaacttatctaaaataAGTCATAATTATACATCTTACTAAAATTGTAATAAACTAAAGGACagattataaatatattgtgTTGTATTCTCTTATATACCGCCTGTAGCATTGAGGCATgttaagagaaaattaaataagcgATAGCATTTGTTAGGTGTTTGATTATTTTAGAGTAGAGGTGCAACTTTTCGACACATAGGTATTACTTGACACCCAACACGAAATTactaaatttga contains the following coding sequences:
- the LOC109708799 gene encoding uncharacterized protein LOC109708799; translated protein: MEIGNPSNGEAHPELENPSDGDAPQGFADDVHSSATTPFASVPSSPGRGSSAEAAGDGGFGYFFSAPASPMHFILCSPPCSAAAAASSYSPSGGGDIEFEFSARRPSAGAAVAGSMSSADELFLNGQIRPLKLSSHLQRPQSLVPLLDLEPDEADDLAAEDAEAAARGRGLWMRSGSLHRRTRSMSPLRSPRFRWKEEAEDEGGPPKDRDTNPDPKSEEAEAAAPPVSASSSRSSSSSSSSSGRYSKRWIFLKDLLYRSKSEGRDRGAAKENKFWHSISFSPSSRSKPPTPPPKPNNGAAQSKRASAKRAGAAPSPHVRHYAANRAQAEELRRRTFLPYRQGLLGCLGFTSRSYGAINGLAKTLNPVSSR